Proteins encoded within one genomic window of Lactococcus garvieae:
- the pepT gene encoding peptidase T gives MKYEKLLPRFLDYVKVNTRSDENSTTVPSVPALVDFAHKMADEMRAIGIQDVHYLESNGYVVGTIPATTDKNVRKIGLISHMDTADFNAEGINPQILENYDGESVIKLGDSGFTLDPAEFPNLKNYKGQTLIHTDGTTLLGADDKSGIAEIMTLADYLININPDFEHGEIRIGFGPDEEIGTGADRFDVEDFNVDFAYTVDGGPLGELEYETFSAAGAVLEFQGKNVHPGTAKNTMVNALQLAMDYHAQLPEFDRPEKTEGREGFFHLLKLEGTVEEARAQYIIRDHAEDKFNARKALMQEIADKMNAELGSDRVKATIKDQYYNMAQVIEKDMSIIDLAEEAMKNLNIEPKIEPVRGGTDGSKISFMGLPTPNLFAGGENMHGRFEFVSLQTMEKAVDVLLEMLTLNNKVEK, from the coding sequence ATGAAATACGAAAAATTGTTACCACGTTTCCTTGACTACGTTAAAGTAAACACCCGCTCAGATGAAAACTCAACTACTGTTCCATCTGTTCCCGCTTTGGTTGACTTTGCACACAAAATGGCAGACGAAATGCGTGCCATTGGTATTCAAGATGTACATTATCTTGAATCAAACGGATATGTTGTGGGGACTATTCCTGCAACAACAGACAAAAATGTCCGTAAGATCGGTTTGATTTCACACATGGATACAGCAGATTTCAATGCGGAAGGTATCAATCCCCAAATCCTCGAAAATTATGATGGTGAATCTGTTATTAAACTTGGCGACTCTGGTTTCACTCTTGATCCTGCTGAATTTCCTAACTTGAAAAACTACAAAGGTCAAACTTTGATTCACACAGACGGTACAACCCTTTTGGGTGCTGATGATAAGTCAGGTATCGCTGAAATTATGACTTTGGCTGACTACTTGATTAACATTAACCCTGACTTCGAACATGGGGAAATCCGTATTGGATTTGGTCCTGATGAAGAAATAGGTACGGGTGCAGATCGCTTTGATGTTGAAGATTTCAATGTTGACTTTGCTTACACAGTCGATGGCGGACCACTTGGAGAGTTAGAATATGAAACATTCTCAGCTGCGGGTGCAGTTTTAGAATTCCAAGGTAAAAATGTCCATCCCGGAACAGCGAAGAACACAATGGTGAATGCCTTGCAATTAGCAATGGACTATCATGCACAATTGCCAGAATTTGACCGTCCTGAAAAAACAGAAGGACGTGAAGGTTTCTTCCATCTTTTGAAACTTGAGGGTACTGTTGAAGAAGCGCGCGCACAATATATCATCCGCGACCATGCAGAAGATAAATTCAACGCACGTAAAGCTTTGATGCAAGAAATTGCAGACAAGATGAATGCTGAACTTGGCTCTGACCGTGTAAAAGCAACGATTAAAGACCAATACTATAACATGGCTCAAGTTATCGAAAAAGATATGTCAATCATTGACCTTGCAGAAGAAGCAATGAAGAACTTGAACATTGAACCAAAAATCGAACCCGTTCGTGGTGGTACCGATGGTTCTAAAATTTCATTTATGGGCTTGCCAACACCAAACCTCTTTGCAGGTGGTGAAAATATGCACGGCCGCTTTGAGTTTGTAAGTTTACAAACGATGGAAAAAGCTGTCGATGTCCTTCTTGAAATGTTGACTCTTAATAACAAAGTTGAAAAATAA
- the yjeM gene encoding glutamate/gamma-aminobutyrate family transporter YjeM: MSDKAKGKLSLVGLCLMIFTSVYGFNNIPRAFYMMGYAAIPWYIVGGLFFFLPFAFMVTELGSAFKEEKGGIYSWMEKAVGPTFAFVGTFMWYASYLVWMVNVSNGIMVPITNMIFGNSLHVPDPWILSIFAMIWVAGITFFALRGLDAVKKFATVGGIAVLSLNAILLVCALLVLILNGHPTTPITAEAFVTSLNPNFNNGSAIGFIAFMVFAIFAYGGVEAVGGLVDETDEPEKNFPRGVVTSALIIAIGYAVMILCVGFFMNYQSGGAFYEGVKAGTINLGNAGYVTMQYLGEALGDAFGMSHSGAVVIGSILARYMGLAMLLSLMGAFFTLIYSPVKQIISGTPDKLWPGRYGQLDKESGMPKFAMVIQFVIVFVIILLNMLINLGGGAEVAAKFFAILTNMANVAMTLPYLFIVIAYAKFKLNDNIEKPFTLYKSKGVAMAAVAVTFLVVAFANAFTVIQPITDYFALPVAARSAVLGDTIQTVVSMIAGPVIFGLVAFFMMNRYKKRYPAEYASLTDLSEDELSNGK, translated from the coding sequence ATGTCTGATAAAGCAAAAGGGAAACTCTCCCTTGTCGGCTTATGCTTGATGATCTTTACATCAGTTTATGGATTCAATAATATCCCACGTGCATTTTACATGATGGGTTATGCTGCGATTCCATGGTATATCGTAGGTGGTTTATTCTTCTTCCTACCCTTTGCCTTCATGGTAACCGAACTTGGTTCAGCCTTTAAAGAGGAAAAAGGTGGTATTTATTCTTGGATGGAGAAAGCGGTTGGTCCGACTTTCGCCTTCGTGGGTACATTTATGTGGTACGCTTCATACTTGGTATGGATGGTCAATGTTTCTAATGGGATTATGGTTCCTATCACAAACATGATTTTTGGTAACTCACTTCATGTTCCAGATCCATGGATTCTTTCAATTTTTGCGATGATTTGGGTAGCTGGGATTACTTTCTTTGCCCTACGTGGTTTAGATGCGGTTAAAAAATTCGCAACAGTCGGTGGTATCGCTGTTCTTTCATTGAATGCAATCCTCTTGGTATGTGCGCTCTTGGTTCTTATCCTCAATGGTCATCCAACAACACCAATCACTGCAGAAGCTTTCGTTACAAGTCTTAACCCTAATTTCAATAATGGTTCAGCTATCGGATTTATCGCCTTTATGGTTTTCGCTATCTTCGCTTATGGTGGTGTTGAGGCCGTTGGTGGTTTGGTTGATGAAACAGATGAACCTGAGAAAAACTTCCCACGTGGAGTTGTAACTTCAGCACTTATCATTGCTATCGGTTACGCTGTAATGATTCTCTGTGTTGGTTTCTTCATGAACTACCAATCAGGTGGCGCTTTCTATGAAGGTGTTAAAGCTGGAACAATTAACCTTGGGAACGCTGGTTATGTAACAATGCAATACTTAGGTGAAGCTTTGGGTGATGCTTTTGGTATGAGTCACTCAGGTGCTGTTGTTATAGGTTCGATTCTTGCACGTTACATGGGTCTTGCAATGTTGCTCTCATTGATGGGTGCTTTCTTTACATTGATTTATAGCCCAGTAAAACAAATCATCTCAGGTACACCTGATAAACTTTGGCCTGGTCGCTATGGACAACTTGATAAAGAATCAGGAATGCCTAAATTTGCGATGGTAATCCAATTTGTTATCGTATTTGTTATTATCTTACTTAATATGCTTATCAACCTTGGTGGTGGTGCAGAAGTAGCAGCTAAGTTCTTTGCTATCTTGACAAACATGGCCAACGTTGCAATGACTTTGCCATATCTCTTTATCGTTATTGCTTATGCCAAGTTCAAACTTAATGACAATATCGAAAAACCATTTACACTTTACAAATCAAAAGGTGTAGCTATGGCCGCTGTAGCTGTAACATTCCTCGTTGTTGCATTTGCGAATGCCTTCACAGTTATCCAACCAATCACAGACTACTTTGCGTTACCAGTAGCTGCTCGTTCAGCAGTGCTTGGTGATACAATTCAAACAGTTGTATCAATGATTGCTGGTCCAGTTATCTTTGGTTTAGTTGCTTTCTTCATGATGAATCGCTACAAAAAACGTTACCCTGCAGAATATGCTTCATTGACAGATCTATCGGAAGATGAATTGAGTAACGGCAAATAA
- a CDS encoding UDP-N-acetylmuramoyl-L-alanyl-D-glutamate--L-lysine ligase: MIKLQNILEILKKDENFHEIAFQKEYYYDWEEDFEFDQLSYDSRKTSATTLFFAKGLNFKAEYLENIDVPFYISEIDYEVDIPAIVVTNVKRAMSLLAQAFYDYPQKELQTLALTGTKGKTTSAYFAKAILDEMNGGKTALLSTAETTLDGKNFFKSELTTPESLDLLKMMRQAVENGMTHLVMEVSSQAYKTERVYALNFDVGVFLNISPDHIGPVEHPTLEDYFYCKRQLLRHSAYFVANSEMTHFNIIKQELETLQIPHAFYGENSENRITDSQAHEFTTSGTIAEHFEIRLLGKFNQENALATALATHQLGANVAQIKAGLAKAVVPGRMEMLTTTHGARIYVDYAHNGISLKNLVSVVEPHHSGKIVLVLGATGNKGESRRKDFGQVIEAHERLEVILTQDDSNHEDPQAIANEVASYVSRHCDFEADRAEAIKLAIQRVKDKNDAVIIAGKGADKFQLINDKRVPYPGDRIVAEQYL; encoded by the coding sequence AAAAAGAATATTACTATGACTGGGAAGAAGATTTCGAATTTGATCAGTTGAGTTATGACAGTCGGAAGACATCTGCCACCACCCTTTTCTTTGCAAAAGGTCTTAATTTTAAGGCTGAATACTTAGAAAATATAGACGTGCCTTTCTATATTTCTGAAATAGACTACGAAGTAGACATTCCAGCTATTGTGGTAACCAATGTAAAACGTGCAATGAGTCTTTTAGCACAAGCCTTTTATGACTACCCTCAAAAAGAACTCCAAACACTGGCTTTAACAGGTACTAAAGGCAAAACAACCTCCGCTTATTTTGCCAAGGCTATCCTGGATGAAATGAACGGTGGTAAGACGGCACTCCTTTCCACTGCTGAGACAACTTTAGACGGTAAGAACTTTTTCAAGTCAGAGCTAACAACTCCTGAAAGTCTAGATTTACTAAAAATGATGCGACAAGCCGTCGAAAACGGCATGACACATCTCGTGATGGAAGTCAGCTCCCAAGCCTATAAAACAGAACGTGTCTATGCATTAAACTTTGATGTAGGTGTTTTCCTCAACATTTCCCCTGACCATATCGGTCCCGTTGAACACCCTACATTGGAAGATTATTTCTATTGTAAGCGTCAACTTTTACGTCATTCTGCTTATTTTGTAGCCAACAGTGAAATGACACACTTCAATATCATCAAACAAGAGCTGGAAACACTTCAGATTCCACACGCTTTCTATGGTGAGAATTCAGAAAATCGGATTACGGACTCCCAAGCGCATGAATTTACAACAAGTGGAACGATTGCCGAACACTTTGAAATCCGCCTTCTAGGTAAATTTAATCAAGAAAATGCTTTAGCAACTGCTTTAGCGACCCACCAACTCGGAGCGAATGTAGCTCAGATTAAAGCAGGACTTGCCAAAGCTGTGGTTCCAGGACGTATGGAAATGTTAACTACCACACATGGCGCGCGAATTTATGTCGATTATGCCCACAATGGTATAAGTTTGAAAAATTTAGTTTCTGTTGTGGAACCACACCACAGTGGAAAAATCGTTTTAGTATTGGGAGCTACGGGTAACAAAGGCGAAAGTCGCCGCAAAGACTTTGGTCAAGTTATTGAAGCTCACGAACGTTTAGAAGTCATCCTCACCCAAGATGACTCAAACCATGAAGATCCGCAAGCTATCGCCAATGAAGTTGCAAGTTATGTGTCACGTCATTGTGACTTTGAAGCTGATCGTGCGGAAGCTATTAAGCTAGCCATCCAACGTGTTAAAGATAAAAATGACGCTGTGATTATCGCAGGAAAGGGAGCAGATAAGTTCCAACTCATCAATGATAAACGTGTACCTTATCCAGGGGACCGCATTGTTGCTGAACAATATCTTTAA